One Mesorhizobium sp. J428 DNA segment encodes these proteins:
- a CDS encoding UPF0280 family protein: MTGSPQVAWLPDGRRLHMNHGPIDLIVEAWGDPGEVASAYAQAADRFGTILSELVAELPELRRPAGPRPRPFDGPTARRMESAVCRFSGRFITPMAAVAGSVADEMLAAMVAGRTLDRAYVNDGGDIALHLAPGESIRLAIAGTSNGFGDRLVIPHASAVRGVATSGWRGRSFSLGIADAVTVLARDGAAADAAATVIANAVDLPGHPAITRMAASSLQPDSDLGERLVTTDVGVLSPEEIHEALARGLAEAGELAEAGLIEGAALFLAGTSCVTAEAGLLYRPNG; the protein is encoded by the coding sequence TTGACGGGCAGTCCGCAGGTCGCCTGGCTGCCCGACGGCCGGCGTCTGCACATGAACCACGGCCCCATCGACCTGATCGTCGAGGCGTGGGGCGATCCCGGCGAGGTCGCCAGCGCCTACGCCCAGGCTGCCGATCGCTTCGGGACGATCCTCTCCGAACTTGTCGCCGAGCTGCCCGAACTGCGCCGCCCCGCAGGTCCGAGACCGCGCCCGTTCGACGGGCCGACGGCGCGGCGCATGGAAAGTGCGGTCTGCCGCTTCTCGGGGCGATTCATCACGCCGATGGCGGCGGTCGCCGGATCGGTCGCCGACGAGATGCTTGCCGCGATGGTTGCGGGGCGGACGCTCGACAGGGCCTATGTCAACGACGGCGGCGACATCGCGCTGCATCTCGCCCCCGGCGAGAGCATTCGCCTGGCGATCGCGGGCACGAGCAACGGCTTCGGCGACCGGCTGGTCATCCCGCATGCATCCGCCGTGCGCGGCGTGGCCACCAGCGGCTGGCGCGGCCGCTCCTTCTCGCTTGGCATTGCCGATGCCGTCACCGTGCTCGCCCGCGACGGTGCGGCGGCCGACGCGGCGGCGACGGTGATCGCCAACGCCGTTGATCTTCCCGGCCATCCGGCGATTACCCGCATGGCCGCTTCTTCATTGCAGCCGGACAGTGATCTTGGCGAAAGACTGGTCACGACCGATGTGGGCGTGCTCTCTCCCGAGGAAATACACGAAGCCCTTGCCCGCGGCCTTGCGGAAGCAGGGGAGCTTGCCGAAGCCGGCCTGATCGAGGGAGCGGCGCTGTTCCTGGCAGGGACGTCCTGCGTGACGGCCGAGGCCGGACTCCTCTATCGCCCGAACGGCTAG
- a CDS encoding amino acid synthesis family protein: MTDFPIRKIALVSEEIFHDGGPPATVPRRRAAALALVHNPFAGRFEPNLQPAMEDLKPLGALLTEKLIAALGGDVSLIDGYGKGAIVGSAGEIEHGALWHVPGGYAMRERLPATKAIVPSAMKVGGFGSSLDVPLGHTNAAYVRSHFDAMTVNIPDGPRPDEILYCLVMSSGPRIHSRMGGLEASQAKGEDGLR; this comes from the coding sequence ATGACAGACTTTCCTATCCGCAAAATTGCGCTCGTAAGTGAAGAAATCTTTCATGATGGGGGGCCTCCAGCGACCGTCCCGCGCCGGCGCGCAGCGGCTCTCGCGCTGGTCCACAACCCCTTCGCCGGCCGTTTCGAGCCCAACCTGCAACCGGCGATGGAAGACCTCAAGCCGCTCGGCGCGCTGCTGACGGAAAAGCTCATTGCCGCTCTCGGCGGAGACGTCTCTCTGATCGACGGCTACGGCAAGGGTGCGATCGTCGGCTCGGCCGGCGAGATCGAGCACGGTGCGCTCTGGCATGTGCCTGGAGGCTACGCAATGCGCGAGCGTTTGCCTGCGACGAAGGCAATAGTTCCATCTGCAATGAAAGTCGGAGGGTTCGGGAGTTCTCTTGACGTGCCGCTGGGGCACACAAATGCGGCCTATGTCAGAAGTCATTTTGATGCTATGACAGTAAATATTCCCGACGGACCGCGTCCCGACGAGATTCTATACTGCCTAGTCATGTCGTCCGGTCCCCGGATTCACAGTCGCATGGGTGGCCTGGAGGCTTCCCAGGCGAAAGGGGAGGACGGTTTGCGGTGA
- a CDS encoding MarR family winged helix-turn-helix transcriptional regulator codes for MGNNDMLGPSDSDGSADAYNLQEQIGFILRKAHQRHVAIFSSQIGDLTPPQFAALSKLHDLGECSQNYLGQLVAMDAATIKGVIDRLKLRGLVSVAEDKEDRRRIVVSLTPAGRETFARLAPVAQNISLTTLQPLTSRESQTLLRLLNKIS; via the coding sequence ATGGGCAACAACGATATGTTGGGTCCGTCCGACAGCGATGGTTCGGCGGACGCCTATAATCTCCAGGAGCAGATAGGCTTCATATTGCGCAAGGCGCACCAGCGCCATGTCGCGATCTTCTCTTCCCAGATCGGTGATCTGACGCCGCCGCAGTTCGCCGCGCTCTCCAAGCTTCACGACCTTGGCGAGTGTTCACAGAACTATCTCGGCCAGCTGGTCGCGATGGACGCGGCGACGATCAAGGGCGTGATCGACCGGCTCAAGCTGCGGGGCCTCGTGTCGGTGGCGGAGGACAAGGAGGATCGCCGCAGGATCGTGGTGTCGCTGACGCCGGCGGGGCGGGAGACCTTCGCCCGCCTCGCGCCGGTGGCGCAAAACATCAGCCTCACCACGCTGCAACCACTGACCAGCCGTGAATCGCAGACCTTGCTGCGGCTCCTGAACAAGATCAGCTGA
- a CDS encoding hydantoinase/oxoprolinase family protein → MSEKVRASSEYVVAGIDVGGTFTDLILIDGEGGGKVHVAKTPTTLDNQAFGVVSALSATGFPIGRIDLIVHGTTTTTNAVLERRLAKTGLITTQGFRDVLELGRRTRPNAYGMTGTFVPVIPRNLRLEVPERVEASGAVRTPLDEEAMRAAVWRLVEAGCESLVIHFLHAYANPAHEKRAAEIAAELWPNDHITTGHSLLSEAREFERGVTAAVNASVQPILKRYVERLRGELAARGYSRDFLMMNGNGGMISARYVTNEAAKTVMSGPASGVMAAAYTGRRAGFPNLVTYDMGGTSTDVALIRGAQPAVSNEIEIEYAMPIHVPMVDVHTVGAGGGSIARIDDAGLIRVGPESAGATPGPVCYGRGGTEPTISDANLILGRLNPKRLLAVDSPVGVPDIEAIFAERLGGRIGVGATEAAGAVLRIANLKMAGAIRMVSISKGHDPRDFALFAFGGAGPLHATALARELGIPKVLVPARPGITNALGCVVADMRHDFVNTLNQPVAALDEAKARTILARQVAEGRELIAKEAVKPQTIRVVHSADMQFVGQTHLLNVPLPSPEVTRAHLQDLFEKAYYARFRVKLPEIRAALVNLNTSVIGVRGEVDLSTLIDPAGRADSLAGALVETRRVWFDGRWLDTPVYAREKLPPGAAFTGPAILEQLDATTVVEPGDRVTSDQEGNIIIEVKRT, encoded by the coding sequence ATGTCAGAGAAAGTGCGGGCAAGCAGTGAATATGTGGTGGCCGGAATCGATGTGGGGGGCACCTTTACCGACCTCATCCTGATCGACGGTGAGGGCGGGGGCAAGGTCCACGTCGCCAAGACCCCGACCACGCTCGACAACCAGGCTTTCGGCGTGGTTTCCGCACTCAGCGCGACCGGCTTTCCGATCGGCCGGATCGACCTGATCGTCCACGGCACCACCACAACCACGAACGCCGTGCTGGAGCGGCGGCTGGCGAAGACCGGCCTGATCACCACGCAGGGCTTCCGCGACGTTCTGGAACTCGGGCGCCGCACCCGGCCCAATGCCTATGGCATGACCGGCACGTTCGTGCCGGTAATTCCGCGCAACCTGCGCCTCGAGGTTCCCGAGCGGGTGGAGGCGTCGGGCGCGGTGCGCACGCCGCTCGATGAAGAGGCGATGCGCGCGGCCGTCTGGCGGCTGGTCGAGGCCGGCTGCGAATCGCTGGTGATTCATTTCCTGCATGCCTACGCCAATCCGGCGCACGAGAAGCGCGCCGCCGAGATCGCGGCCGAGCTCTGGCCGAACGACCACATCACCACCGGCCATTCCCTCCTGTCAGAGGCTCGCGAGTTTGAACGCGGGGTGACAGCGGCCGTCAATGCCTCGGTACAGCCGATCCTGAAGCGCTATGTCGAGCGGCTGCGCGGCGAACTGGCCGCGCGCGGCTACAGCCGCGACTTCCTGATGATGAACGGCAATGGCGGCATGATTTCCGCCCGCTACGTCACCAACGAGGCGGCCAAGACAGTGATGTCCGGCCCCGCCTCCGGCGTCATGGCCGCCGCCTATACCGGCCGCCGCGCCGGCTTCCCGAACCTTGTCACCTATGACATGGGCGGAACCTCGACCGATGTGGCGCTGATCCGCGGCGCGCAGCCGGCGGTCTCGAACGAGATCGAGATCGAATACGCCATGCCGATCCACGTGCCGATGGTCGACGTGCACACCGTGGGCGCCGGCGGCGGCTCGATCGCGCGCATCGACGATGCCGGTCTGATCCGCGTCGGACCGGAAAGCGCCGGGGCAACACCCGGCCCGGTCTGCTACGGGCGCGGCGGCACGGAGCCGACGATCTCCGACGCCAACCTGATCCTCGGGCGGCTCAACCCGAAGCGGTTGCTTGCGGTCGATTCGCCGGTGGGCGTGCCCGACATCGAGGCGATCTTCGCCGAAAGGCTCGGGGGACGCATCGGCGTCGGCGCGACCGAGGCGGCGGGCGCGGTGCTGCGCATCGCCAATCTCAAGATGGCCGGCGCGATCCGCATGGTGTCAATCTCCAAGGGCCACGATCCGCGCGACTTCGCTCTGTTCGCCTTCGGCGGCGCCGGGCCGCTGCATGCAACCGCGCTGGCGCGCGAGCTCGGCATCCCCAAGGTGCTGGTGCCGGCGCGGCCGGGCATCACCAACGCGCTCGGCTGTGTGGTGGCCGACATGCGGCACGACTTCGTCAACACGCTGAACCAGCCCGTCGCCGCGCTGGACGAGGCGAAGGCCAGGACCATCCTCGCCCGCCAGGTGGCCGAGGGGCGCGAGCTGATCGCGAAGGAAGCAGTGAAGCCGCAGACGATCCGCGTCGTCCATTCCGCCGACATGCAGTTCGTCGGCCAGACGCATCTGCTCAACGTGCCCCTGCCCTCGCCGGAGGTGACGCGGGCGCATCTGCAGGACCTGTTCGAGAAGGCCTACTATGCCCGCTTCCGGGTGAAGCTGCCGGAAATCCGCGCCGCACTCGTCAACCTCAACACGTCGGTCATCGGCGTGCGCGGCGAGGTCGACCTGTCGACGCTGATCGATCCGGCCGGCCGCGCCGATAGCCTCGCAGGCGCATTGGTGGAAACACGCCGTGTCTGGTTCGACGGCAGATGGCTCGACACACCGGTCTACGCCCGCGAGAAACTGCCGCCCGGCGCCGCCTTCACGGGCCCGGCGATCCTCGAACAGCTCGACGCCACGACGGTCGTGGAGCCGGGCGACCGGGTGACGAGCGACCAGGAAGGCAACATCATCATCGAGGTGAAGCGGACATGA
- a CDS encoding ferredoxin--NADP reductase, whose protein sequence is MQDAAVTKDATVSALPFPIPANVHAERVVSVTHYTDRLFSFRITRPQSLRFRSGEFVMIGLPNAEKPIYRAYSVASPAWDDELEFYSIKVQDGPLTQHLQKIQPGDIVLLRPKPTGTLVLDALTPAKRVFMIATGTGIAPFASLIREPETYEKFEQVILTNTCRDAADLQYGNELAAMASEDPLIGEMAGGKLVYYATTTREETPNMGRITTLIENGKLFSDLGIPPLDPATDRVMLCGSMAMIKDVASLLEARGFTEGSNSAPAEFVLERAFVG, encoded by the coding sequence ATGCAAGACGCTGCCGTCACGAAGGACGCGACTGTTTCCGCGCTTCCTTTCCCGATCCCCGCGAACGTGCATGCCGAGCGCGTGGTGTCGGTGACGCACTATACCGACCGGCTGTTCTCCTTCCGCATCACCCGGCCGCAGAGTCTGCGTTTCCGCTCGGGCGAGTTCGTCATGATCGGCCTGCCCAATGCCGAGAAGCCGATCTACCGCGCCTATTCGGTCGCGAGCCCTGCCTGGGACGACGAGCTCGAATTCTATTCGATCAAGGTGCAGGACGGCCCGCTGACGCAGCATCTGCAGAAGATCCAGCCGGGCGATATCGTTCTGCTTCGGCCGAAGCCGACCGGCACGCTGGTGCTCGACGCGCTGACGCCTGCCAAGCGCGTGTTCATGATCGCCACCGGCACCGGCATTGCGCCCTTCGCCAGCCTGATCCGCGAGCCCGAGACCTATGAGAAGTTCGAACAGGTCATCCTCACCAACACCTGCCGCGACGCCGCCGACCTGCAATACGGCAACGAGCTCGCCGCGATGGCGAGTGAGGACCCGCTGATCGGCGAGATGGCAGGCGGCAAGCTCGTCTACTATGCGACCACCACGCGCGAGGAGACGCCCAACATGGGCCGCATCACCACGCTGATCGAGAACGGCAAGCTGTTCTCCGACCTCGGCATCCCGCCGCTCGACCCGGCCACCGATCGGGTGATGCTGTGCGGCTCGATGGCGATGATCAAGGACGTCGCGAGCCTGCTCGAAGCCCGCGGCTTCACCGAAGGTTCCAACTCGGCGCCGGCGGAGTTCGTGCTGGAAAGGGCATTCGTGGGGTGA
- the aguB gene encoding N-carbamoylputrescine amidase, with protein MQEVNKVTLGVVQFACSDDVAENVATASRLVRQAAAEGANIVVVQELFEGHYFCQEENPAHFDRARPIEGHPTLAAMQALAAELGVVIPVSLFERKNQAYYNTVVMVDDHGAALGIYRKTHIPDGPGYSEKFYFNPGDTGFKVWPTRFGTIGVGICWDQWFPETARSMALLGAEFLLYPTAIGSEPGRPDFDSMEHWRITMRGHAGANLMPVAAANRTGTEVVNGRSQTYYGSSFIAGPQGELRASAGREGEAVLTASFDRAIMRNERAAWGLFRDRRPELYGTLAGSDGG; from the coding sequence ATGCAGGAGGTGAACAAGGTCACGCTCGGCGTCGTGCAGTTCGCCTGTTCGGACGACGTGGCGGAGAACGTCGCGACCGCCTCGCGGCTGGTCAGACAAGCGGCGGCCGAAGGCGCCAACATCGTCGTCGTGCAAGAGCTCTTCGAGGGACACTATTTCTGCCAGGAGGAGAATCCGGCCCATTTCGACCGCGCCCGTCCGATCGAAGGCCACCCGACGCTGGCGGCGATGCAGGCGCTGGCGGCAGAGCTCGGCGTGGTCATTCCCGTCTCGCTGTTCGAGCGGAAGAACCAGGCCTATTACAACACCGTCGTGATGGTGGACGACCACGGCGCCGCGCTCGGCATCTACCGGAAGACGCACATCCCGGACGGGCCGGGCTATTCGGAGAAATTCTACTTCAATCCGGGCGATACCGGCTTCAAGGTGTGGCCGACCCGCTTCGGCACGATCGGCGTCGGCATCTGCTGGGACCAGTGGTTTCCGGAGACGGCGCGTTCGATGGCGCTGCTGGGAGCGGAATTCCTGCTCTATCCGACCGCGATCGGCTCGGAGCCCGGACGACCCGATTTCGATTCCATGGAGCACTGGCGCATCACCATGCGCGGGCATGCGGGGGCAAACCTGATGCCTGTCGCGGCGGCCAACCGGACCGGGACGGAAGTCGTCAACGGCCGCAGCCAGACTTATTACGGCTCGTCCTTCATTGCCGGGCCGCAGGGCGAACTGCGGGCCAGCGCGGGACGAGAGGGCGAGGCGGTGCTGACGGCGAGTTTCGACCGGGCGATCATGCGCAACGAGCGCGCGGCGTGGGGGCTGTTCAGGGATCGCAGGCCAGAGCTGTACGGGACGCTGGCGGGGTCGGATGGGGGCTAG
- a CDS encoding histone deacetylase family protein — protein sequence MKTIYSPRHHGHAGNVELVAGAVVPAFEMPSRAEYVRSRVEAVKLGPILAPDEHDIAIAKRVHRADFIDFLPTVWPLWMESGRDGTAMPFTWPTRGLRGDVRPKGIDAQLGYYSFDAGATFVAGTWDAIKSSHDVAITAAGLVQAGERAAFALCRPPGHHAGAAFAGGYCFINNAASAAQWVIDQGAKRVSILDVDYHHGNGTQEIFYRRGDVLVVNLHGDPMVEYPFFLGHADERGEGPGEGFNVNYPMPWGTSWEAWSAALEDGCRRIADYAPDVLVVSLGVDTFEKDPISKFRLKTEDYPKIGRRIAQLGLPTLIVMEGGYAVEEIGDNAVGVLTGFEDR from the coding sequence ATGAAGACAATCTACTCGCCCCGCCATCATGGCCATGCCGGCAATGTCGAACTGGTCGCTGGTGCGGTCGTGCCGGCCTTCGAGATGCCGTCGCGGGCGGAGTATGTCAGGTCACGGGTCGAGGCGGTGAAGCTCGGGCCGATCCTTGCGCCTGACGAGCACGACATCGCCATTGCCAAGCGCGTGCACCGCGCCGATTTCATCGACTTCCTGCCGACGGTGTGGCCGCTCTGGATGGAATCCGGTCGCGACGGCACGGCGATGCCGTTCACCTGGCCGACCCGCGGCCTGCGCGGCGACGTGCGGCCGAAAGGCATCGACGCGCAGCTCGGCTATTATTCCTTCGACGCCGGCGCCACCTTCGTCGCCGGCACCTGGGATGCGATCAAGTCGTCGCACGACGTGGCGATCACCGCCGCCGGTCTCGTGCAGGCGGGCGAGCGCGCCGCCTTCGCGCTCTGCCGCCCGCCGGGACACCATGCGGGCGCCGCCTTCGCCGGCGGCTACTGCTTCATCAACAATGCCGCGAGCGCTGCGCAATGGGTCATCGACCAGGGCGCGAAACGCGTCTCCATCCTCGACGTCGACTACCACCATGGCAACGGGACGCAGGAGATCTTCTACCGTCGCGGCGACGTGCTGGTGGTCAACCTGCATGGCGACCCGATGGTCGAATACCCCTTCTTCCTCGGCCATGCCGACGAGCGCGGCGAAGGGCCGGGCGAAGGCTTCAATGTCAACTATCCGATGCCTTGGGGCACAAGCTGGGAGGCGTGGAGCGCCGCACTCGAGGACGGCTGCCGCAGGATAGCGGACTATGCCCCCGACGTGTTGGTCGTCTCGCTCGGCGTCGACACGTTCGAGAAGGACCCGATCTCCAAGTTCAGGCTGAAGACGGAAGACTATCCAAAGATCGGCCGCCGCATCGCGCAACTCGGCCTGCCGACGCTGATCGTGATGGAAGGCGGCTATGCCGTCGAGGAAATCGGCGACAACGCCGTCGGGGTGCTGACGGGATTTGAGGACCGGTGA
- a CDS encoding amidohydrolase, producing the protein MRGSGASLVATIKGNLILQADMIVTNARILTMDEGNPAAEAMAVANGRILAVGSRAEAEALAGPGAKRIDTAGKSVLPGFIESHLHILLGAAELGHLQLFGVKGFDELSRKVRDFAAANPDRPVLQAQGADYTILSETEPVTRHHLDRILPDRPFAMSSPDHHTMWANTRALEMAGILHGRTLGPGNEIVMGADGLAEGELRESEAMGPVMALAGETRLRLGISTGGEPETPPTAAERAADRAVLLEGLKHAARHGITSFHNMDGNAYTLELLSELRDEGRLLCRARVPFHYKNFMHLSDLDRASEMTRRFDDEWLKSGFVKLFMDGVLDSWTAVMVEPYADRPNWVGEPLFPADEFARIATEIDRRGLQIAVHAIGDGAVRSVLDGYEAAQKANGRRDSRHRIEHIEVTTDADVPRFAELGVICSMQPPHPPGSQGLPLEPTVSRIGRDRWRLAYAWRTLKDTGAHVVFASDWPVSNVDPILGIQSAMLRKPWAEGLPDHSYSLHEAIAGYTVEGAYTEFAEASKGRLKPGYLADFVVLSHDVEAVDPEALHEVRPVLTVCGGTVTHEA; encoded by the coding sequence ATGCGCGGAAGCGGTGCTAGCCTGGTCGCAACGATAAAGGGGAACCTCATCTTGCAGGCAGACATGATCGTCACCAACGCGCGGATCCTCACCATGGACGAGGGCAATCCGGCGGCGGAGGCGATGGCGGTCGCGAACGGGCGCATCCTCGCGGTCGGCAGCCGCGCCGAGGCGGAGGCGCTTGCCGGTCCTGGCGCGAAGCGGATCGACACCGCGGGCAAGTCGGTGCTGCCAGGCTTCATCGAAAGCCATCTGCACATCCTGCTCGGCGCCGCCGAGCTTGGCCACCTGCAGCTCTTCGGCGTGAAGGGCTTCGACGAGCTGTCGCGAAAGGTGCGGGACTTCGCGGCTGCCAATCCCGACAGGCCGGTGCTGCAGGCGCAGGGTGCCGACTACACGATCCTGTCCGAGACCGAACCGGTAACGCGGCACCATCTCGACCGAATCCTGCCCGACCGCCCCTTCGCCATGTCCTCGCCCGACCACCACACGATGTGGGCGAACACCAGGGCGCTGGAGATGGCCGGCATACTGCACGGGAGAACGCTTGGCCCCGGCAACGAGATCGTCATGGGCGCCGACGGGCTGGCCGAGGGCGAGCTGCGCGAGAGCGAGGCGATGGGGCCGGTGATGGCGCTGGCCGGCGAGACGCGGCTGCGCCTCGGCATTTCGACCGGCGGCGAGCCCGAAACGCCGCCGACCGCCGCGGAGCGCGCCGCCGATCGCGCCGTGCTGCTGGAGGGCCTGAAGCACGCGGCGCGCCACGGCATCACCTCCTTCCACAACATGGACGGCAACGCCTACACACTGGAGCTTCTGTCGGAACTGCGCGACGAGGGCAGGCTGCTCTGCCGCGCCCGGGTGCCATTCCACTACAAGAACTTCATGCATCTCTCCGATCTCGACCGCGCCTCCGAGATGACCCGCCGCTTCGACGACGAGTGGCTGAAGTCGGGCTTCGTCAAGCTTTTCATGGACGGCGTGCTGGACTCGTGGACGGCCGTCATGGTCGAGCCCTATGCCGACCGCCCCAACTGGGTCGGCGAGCCGCTGTTTCCCGCCGACGAATTCGCCCGCATCGCCACCGAGATCGACCGCCGCGGCCTGCAGATCGCCGTGCATGCCATCGGCGACGGCGCGGTGCGCTCCGTGCTCGACGGCTACGAGGCGGCGCAGAAGGCCAACGGCAGGCGCGACAGCCGCCACCGCATCGAGCACATCGAGGTGACGACCGATGCCGACGTGCCGCGCTTCGCCGAACTCGGCGTGATCTGCTCGATGCAGCCGCCGCATCCGCCTGGCTCTCAAGGCTTGCCGCTGGAGCCGACCGTCTCGCGCATCGGCCGCGACCGCTGGCGGCTCGCCTATGCCTGGCGCACGCTGAAGGACACCGGCGCGCACGTTGTGTTCGCCTCCGACTGGCCGGTGTCGAACGTCGATCCGATCCTCGGCATCCAGTCGGCGATGCTTCGCAAGCCCTGGGCGGAGGGCCTGCCGGACCACAGCTACTCGCTGCACGAGGCGATCGCCGGCTACACGGTCGAGGGTGCCTACACGGAATTCGCGGAAGCCTCGAAGGGCAGGCTGAAGCCGGGCTATCTCGCCGACTTCGTCGTCCTGTCGCACGACGTGGAGGCGGTTGATCCCGAGGCGCTGCACGAGGTCCGTCCGGTGCTGACGGTTTGTGGCGGCACCGTCACCCACGAGGCATGA
- a CDS encoding ABC transporter ATP-binding protein — translation MPANPDRNAIDVRAVSKVFGSGADRVAALDNVSVVIRENEFFTLLGPSGCGKTTLLRLIAGFDFPTDGQILLYGDDIAPLPPYKRPVNTVFQSYALFPHMTVAQNIGFGLEMLGKPKGEVAARVDQMLKLVRMEVLKNRKTSQISGGQQQRVALARALAPQPKVLLLDEPLSALDYKLRKEMQIELKRLQHETGITFIFVTHDQEEALTMSDRIAVMSSGKILQVGTPWDIYDKPAERFVADFIGETNFVVAKIVSASGGKATVTLPSGNTIPATYAEGLVPSGEATIVVRPEHARVVKEGGHLPGTVETIVYFGTDTNIHVRLESGGVFIARQQNSRSAACGFETGERVGIAIADDAAQVLKD, via the coding sequence GTGCCGGCCAATCCGGATAGGAACGCAATCGACGTTCGCGCGGTTTCAAAAGTCTTCGGCTCAGGCGCCGATCGGGTGGCAGCGCTCGACAACGTCTCGGTCGTCATACGCGAGAACGAATTCTTCACCCTGCTCGGCCCCTCGGGCTGCGGCAAGACCACGCTTCTGAGACTGATCGCCGGCTTCGACTTCCCGACCGACGGACAGATTCTGCTCTACGGCGACGATATTGCGCCGCTGCCGCCCTACAAGCGGCCCGTCAACACCGTCTTCCAGTCCTACGCGCTGTTCCCGCACATGACGGTCGCCCAGAACATTGGGTTCGGGCTCGAAATGCTCGGCAAGCCGAAGGGCGAGGTCGCTGCCCGCGTCGACCAGATGCTGAAGCTGGTGCGCATGGAGGTGCTGAAGAACCGCAAGACCAGCCAGATCTCCGGCGGCCAGCAGCAGCGCGTGGCGCTCGCCCGGGCACTGGCGCCGCAGCCGAAAGTGCTCCTGCTCGACGAGCCGCTCTCCGCGCTGGACTACAAGCTGCGCAAGGAGATGCAGATCGAACTGAAGCGCCTCCAGCACGAGACCGGCATTACCTTCATCTTCGTCACCCACGACCAGGAGGAAGCGCTGACGATGTCCGATCGCATCGCGGTCATGTCGTCGGGCAAGATCCTGCAGGTGGGCACGCCGTGGGACATCTATGACAAGCCAGCGGAGCGCTTCGTCGCGGATTTTATCGGCGAGACCAATTTCGTCGTCGCGAAGATCGTCTCGGCATCCGGCGGCAAGGCAACCGTGACGCTGCCCTCCGGCAACACCATCCCAGCGACCTATGCAGAGGGGCTCGTTCCCTCCGGCGAGGCCACCATCGTCGTGCGGCCGGAGCATGCGCGCGTCGTCAAGGAGGGGGGACATCTGCCGGGCACGGTCGAGACCATCGTCTACTTCGGCACCGACACCAACATCCATGTCAGGCTGGAGAGTGGCGGCGTCTTCATCGCCCGGCAGCAGAATTCGCGCAGCGCCGCCTGCGGGTTCGAAACGGGCGAGCGCGTCGGCATCGCCATCGCCGACGACGCCGCCCAGGTGCTGAAGGATTGA
- a CDS encoding ABC transporter permease, whose protein sequence is MTTAAEIAARAEKDDIRKRWLLSTPALVIIFLAGIGPLLVVLIYSFLTPGPYGDVRWQFSTDAWVGVFLQRDIFDDTLGIADAHLSIFLRSVWLSFLTTILTLIVGFPTAYFIATRSEKTQALWLFLITIPFWTNLLIRTFAVQEVIRNEGLLNSLLVWSGIVSAPVQILYTDWAIALGMIYVYLPLMVLPLYASMEKLDFRLVEAGYDLYATRLQVLRRIIIPLVKPGIIAGSILVFIPSLGAYVTPRVLGGGKQMMLGNLIELQFGAGRNWPLGAALALTLTVLVTVALLFYVRYAAQGDRRHG, encoded by the coding sequence ATGACGACAGCCGCGGAGATCGCAGCCAGGGCCGAGAAGGACGATATCCGCAAGCGCTGGCTGCTCTCCACCCCGGCGCTCGTGATCATCTTCCTGGCCGGCATCGGCCCGCTTCTCGTGGTGCTGATCTATTCGTTCCTGACGCCCGGCCCCTATGGCGACGTCAGGTGGCAGTTCTCCACCGACGCATGGGTCGGCGTCTTCCTGCAGCGCGACATCTTCGACGACACGCTGGGCATCGCCGACGCGCATCTGTCGATCTTCCTGCGCTCGGTATGGCTGTCCTTCCTCACCACGATCCTGACGCTGATCGTCGGCTTTCCGACCGCCTATTTCATCGCCACGCGGTCCGAGAAGACCCAAGCGCTCTGGCTGTTCCTGATCACGATCCCCTTCTGGACCAACCTCCTCATCCGCACCTTCGCCGTGCAGGAGGTGATCCGCAACGAGGGCCTGCTCAACAGCCTTCTCGTCTGGTCGGGCATCGTCTCGGCCCCCGTGCAGATCCTCTATACCGACTGGGCGATCGCGCTGGGCATGATCTATGTCTACCTGCCCCTGATGGTCCTGCCGCTCTACGCTTCGATGGAGAAGCTGGACTTCCGTCTCGTCGAGGCCGGCTACGACCTATACGCCACACGGCTGCAGGTCCTGCGGCGCATCATCATTCCGTTGGTGAAGCCCGGCATCATCGCCGGCTCCATCCTGGTCTTCATCCCTTCGCTCGGCGCCTATGTCACGCCGCGGGTGCTCGGAGGCGGCAAGCAGATGATGCTCGGCAACCTGATCGAGCTGCAGTTCGGCGCCGGTCGCAACTGGCCGCTAGGCGCCGCCCTTGCGCTGACCTTGACCGTCCTCGTCACCGTCGCGCTGCTGTTCTACGTCCGCTACGCCGCGCAGGGAGACCGCCGGCATGGCTAG